The following proteins come from a genomic window of Terribacillus aidingensis:
- a CDS encoding YceD family protein produces the protein MKIPVQKLKAKGLEPFEFTEQVDVSDIQGKNDIRRIDPVKVSGQATSHGNDITVKFAVDGKMILPCARTLVDVPYEFHVEATELFTLSPYASADDESEIHPVEGELLDLKPYIEENILLDVPFRVFSEDPEALDNATKQGEGWQLASEEAQQDKIDPRLEKLQALLKKDDE, from the coding sequence GTGAAAATTCCGGTTCAAAAGCTTAAAGCTAAAGGTCTTGAACCTTTCGAATTTACAGAGCAAGTGGATGTGTCAGACATCCAGGGCAAAAATGATATTCGTCGGATTGATCCGGTGAAGGTCAGCGGTCAGGCGACATCGCATGGAAACGATATAACCGTTAAGTTCGCTGTAGATGGCAAGATGATTCTTCCATGTGCGCGTACGCTGGTGGATGTACCGTATGAATTCCATGTTGAAGCGACTGAACTGTTTACTTTGTCTCCATATGCAAGCGCGGATGACGAGTCAGAGATTCACCCGGTTGAGGGAGAACTGCTTGACTTGAAACCGTATATAGAGGAAAATATCCTATTGGATGTTCCTTTCCGTGTTTTCTCCGAAGATCCGGAGGCATTGGATAATGCCACGAAACAAGGAGAAGGCTGGCAGCTTGCCAGTGAGGAAGCACAGCAGGACAAGATCGACCCGAGGCTCGAGAAACTGCAAGCTCTCTTGAAAAAGGACGACGAATAA
- a CDS encoding YlbF family regulator, translating into MFATMEFVELLEKSEQLGMMIRESEVMAAYSSAQSALYQNSETKAKIDAFTAIKEQYEEVQRFGRYHPDYSFIMKEIRSKKREMDMDANVAAFKIAERNLQKLLDDISSKLASTVSKNVKAPRSGAALKDSGCGCGSGGACGCAS; encoded by the coding sequence ATGTTTGCAACTATGGAATTCGTCGAGCTCCTGGAGAAGTCCGAGCAATTGGGAATGATGATACGTGAGTCGGAAGTGATGGCGGCATATAGCTCCGCGCAATCCGCACTCTACCAGAATAGTGAGACGAAAGCTAAAATCGACGCATTCACGGCTATTAAGGAACAGTATGAGGAAGTGCAGCGATTCGGCAGATACCACCCTGATTACAGCTTCATCATGAAGGAAATCCGCAGCAAGAAGCGTGAGATGGATATGGATGCCAACGTTGCGGCATTTAAAATAGCAGAGCGTAATCTGCAAAAACTGCTTGATGATATTAGTTCCAAACTTGCTTCAACTGTGAGCAAGAATGTCAAAGCCCCGCGATCTGGTGCAGCTTTAAAAGACTCTGGCTGCGGCTGTGGAAGCGGCGGCGCCTGCGGGTGTGCTTCCTGA
- a CDS encoding nucleotidyltransferase, which yields MKACGLIVEYNPLHNGHVYHIQQAQKLTESDCTIAVMSGNFTQRGEPAIMDKFSRTKAALSAGVDLVVELPFLFAVQHADLFAKGAVSILDALKVDHLVFGSENGSIESFHHAQKERQKNQTAFETVLKKQLENGLSYPEANRAAYELVGINSALDLSSPNNILGFAYLQAAEALHSPIQVDTIRRIQAGYHEQSITGPIASATSIRSAWQDEKIQQVKAAVPEKTFELMEAEELHSWEAYFPLLRYLILTRPAETLRQIHGMDEGLEYRFKKYINQALNFQQFLSLIKTKRYTWTRLQRVCVHLLSNTQKHMNREHLEQAACPYIRILGMNKNGQAFLSSRKKQLDVPLYTHLKDGMHPVADLELQAADAYNSILPPEIAAASRRQEISPPIFA from the coding sequence ATGAAAGCATGCGGCCTCATCGTCGAATATAACCCTCTACATAACGGTCATGTTTATCATATACAGCAGGCGCAAAAATTAACCGAAAGCGATTGTACGATTGCCGTAATGAGCGGAAATTTCACACAGCGTGGTGAACCGGCCATTATGGATAAGTTCAGCCGTACAAAAGCGGCACTTTCTGCCGGTGTCGATTTGGTTGTCGAATTGCCCTTTCTTTTTGCGGTGCAGCATGCTGATTTGTTTGCCAAAGGAGCTGTTTCCATCCTTGATGCCCTGAAAGTGGATCATCTAGTTTTTGGTTCTGAAAACGGATCTATTGAATCATTCCATCATGCACAAAAAGAACGACAAAAGAATCAGACAGCTTTTGAGACAGTTCTAAAAAAGCAGCTGGAAAATGGCTTATCCTATCCTGAAGCAAATCGTGCAGCATACGAGTTAGTGGGAATCAATTCCGCACTCGATCTTAGCAGCCCCAATAATATCTTGGGTTTTGCATATCTTCAGGCAGCCGAGGCCCTTCATTCGCCAATACAGGTCGATACAATCCGTCGTATTCAGGCAGGTTATCATGAACAGTCTATTACCGGCCCGATTGCAAGTGCCACATCAATCCGTTCTGCTTGGCAGGACGAGAAAATACAACAAGTGAAAGCAGCTGTACCGGAAAAGACGTTTGAATTGATGGAAGCTGAAGAACTTCACAGCTGGGAAGCCTATTTCCCGCTTTTACGCTATCTCATCCTAACGCGACCTGCTGAAACACTGCGCCAAATTCATGGAATGGATGAGGGATTGGAATACCGTTTCAAGAAATATATCAACCAGGCGTTGAATTTCCAGCAGTTCCTTTCTCTAATCAAAACGAAACGCTATACATGGACAAGACTTCAGCGCGTCTGTGTGCACCTACTATCGAATACACAAAAGCATATGAACCGCGAACATCTTGAACAGGCAGCATGCCCTTATATCCGTATTCTCGGCATGAACAAAAATGGACAGGCATTTCTTTCTTCTAGGAAAAAGCAGCTTGACGTTCCGTTATATACACACTTAAAGGACGGCATGCATCCAGTTGCTGATTTAGAATTGCAAGCAGCGGATGCGTATAACAGTATTTTACCACCTGAAATAGCGGCAGCTTCGCGCAGACAAGAGATATCGCCTCCTATATTCGCATAA
- a CDS encoding YlbE-like family protein, with translation MRQEIYQRLQHREELLRFVRLHPVWYRTLARDPSSFADLEKQANYFYGKTVPQRIGKFGDQLSMVNMLIQMARAMRD, from the coding sequence ATGCGACAGGAAATTTATCAACGGCTGCAGCACCGGGAAGAACTGCTCCGTTTTGTCAGACTTCACCCGGTATGGTACCGTACACTAGCACGTGACCCAAGTTCATTCGCAGATTTGGAAAAACAAGCGAATTATTTTTACGGTAAAACTGTCCCGCAGCGCATTGGAAAATTTGGCGATCAGCTGAGTATGGTGAACATGCTGATTCAGATGGCAAGAGCAATGCGGGATTAA
- a CDS encoding SepM family pheromone-processing serine protease, translating to MKQNTRYILFVILLLIIVFCFSGIYRMPYYVYKPGAADPLDPIVSVDGSEKSEGDMHLVTVRGGQATPFQYVMAKILPYHQIEKLEDVIPEGVSEEEYTQAQLMQMESSQEASTVVAYEAAGADLQIDFKGVYVVSVVKDLPADGQLKQGDHITAVDDQQVKEATDLTNYVTSKHVGDTITLKIERDDKQLEKKLELQELPDTKVPGIGITLVTDRDVTEDPEVTFSSGQIGGPSAGLMFSLEIYDQLEEEDMTKGLQICGTGEVDYEGNVGRIGGIDKKVVAADKEGCDVFFAPNEQGAEDSNYLVAKQTAEDIDTNMKVVPVNTFDDAKKYLEEMPGK from the coding sequence ATGAAACAGAACACACGTTATATCCTGTTCGTTATTCTGCTGCTGATCATCGTCTTCTGTTTTTCCGGAATTTACAGAATGCCATATTATGTATACAAGCCGGGTGCAGCAGATCCTCTTGACCCAATTGTATCTGTAGATGGCAGTGAGAAAAGCGAAGGTGATATGCATCTAGTCACCGTACGCGGCGGACAAGCGACACCATTCCAATATGTGATGGCTAAAATACTGCCATATCATCAAATTGAAAAACTAGAAGATGTCATACCGGAGGGTGTTTCCGAAGAAGAATATACACAAGCACAGCTGATGCAGATGGAGAGCTCGCAAGAAGCTTCTACTGTCGTTGCCTATGAGGCAGCTGGGGCAGACCTGCAAATTGATTTCAAAGGTGTATATGTCGTGTCAGTCGTTAAAGATTTACCGGCAGATGGCCAGCTCAAGCAGGGCGATCACATCACAGCTGTAGATGATCAGCAAGTAAAAGAAGCAACCGATCTGACTAATTATGTCACATCCAAGCATGTGGGTGACACCATCACTTTGAAGATAGAACGAGATGACAAACAGCTAGAGAAGAAGCTGGAGCTACAGGAGCTGCCTGATACCAAGGTACCGGGAATTGGAATCACACTCGTGACCGATCGAGATGTTACGGAAGATCCGGAAGTGACCTTCTCGAGCGGACAAATCGGCGGACCGAGTGCGGGTCTTATGTTCAGCTTGGAAATTTATGATCAGCTGGAGGAAGAAGATATGACGAAGGGCCTTCAGATATGCGGAACCGGTGAAGTGGATTATGAAGGAAATGTCGGCCGTATCGGCGGAATCGACAAGAAGGTTGTAGCTGCGGATAAAGAAGGCTGCGACGTCTTCTTTGCTCCAAATGAACAAGGTGCCGAAGATTCGAATTACCTTGTGGCAAAACAAACAGCAGAAGATATCGATACAAATATGAAAGTTGTACCAGTCAATACCTTTGATGATGCAAAAAAATACTTAGAAGAAATGCCAGGAAAATAA
- a CDS encoding RsfA family transcriptional regulator — MKSTRQDAWSDKEDVLLANTVLDFIQEGKTQLDAFRDVAVKLNRTAAACGFRWNASLRQYYQTDIEIAKQQRKQQLPVSDKAAAPVKDDKESISLEAAIDLLEKVKQNFQVPRKEPQEELKALKEENAKLKDQLKRYQDACIEMEKLCRWVIEEAETN; from the coding sequence TTGAAGAGTACGAGACAAGATGCATGGTCGGATAAAGAGGATGTTTTATTGGCAAATACGGTACTGGATTTTATTCAGGAAGGGAAGACGCAGCTGGATGCCTTCCGTGATGTTGCGGTAAAGCTCAACCGTACTGCGGCGGCATGTGGCTTCCGTTGGAATGCATCACTCCGTCAGTATTATCAAACAGATATCGAAATCGCAAAACAGCAGCGGAAACAGCAGCTTCCAGTGTCAGATAAAGCAGCTGCACCGGTTAAGGACGATAAAGAATCCATCAGCTTGGAAGCAGCAATCGACTTGCTTGAAAAAGTTAAACAGAATTTCCAAGTTCCGAGAAAAGAACCGCAGGAAGAACTTAAGGCATTGAAAGAAGAGAATGCAAAGTTGAAGGATCAGCTTAAACGGTATCAGGATGCGTGCATTGAAATGGAAAAGCTATGCCGATGGGTAATCGAGGAAGCTGAGACAAATTAA
- a CDS encoding GNAT family N-acetyltransferase has product MDMETPRLTMKAITLDMGKQLVRFPLTFFYEQEISYVTDWPTNALKAELPLYLEEFATGQTSFGFGPWILHTKYKKEMVGDIFIKQPSHDAAQAELYFEIREEMQGKRYEDEAIVSICDWLLKHGIETIHAFCRPEEEEKQEVLTRCGFKKLGQVGGLIQFRTYGQLLPADGM; this is encoded by the coding sequence ATGGATATGGAAACACCGCGTTTAACGATGAAAGCTATAACACTGGATATGGGGAAGCAGCTCGTTCGATTCCCGCTTACCTTCTTTTATGAACAGGAAATTTCCTACGTTACTGATTGGCCTACAAATGCGCTGAAAGCAGAGCTGCCTCTATATTTGGAGGAATTCGCTACTGGACAGACGAGTTTCGGTTTTGGACCGTGGATCCTACATACAAAATATAAAAAGGAAATGGTCGGGGACATTTTTATTAAACAGCCTTCTCATGATGCAGCTCAAGCTGAGTTATATTTTGAAATACGTGAGGAGATGCAAGGGAAAAGATATGAAGACGAAGCGATCGTCAGCATTTGTGATTGGCTGCTGAAGCATGGTATCGAAACAATACATGCTTTTTGTAGGCCGGAGGAGGAAGAAAAGCAAGAAGTCCTGACAAGATGCGGCTTCAAAAAGCTTGGCCAAGTAGGAGGATTGATTCAGTTCAGGACGTATGGGCAGCTGCTTCCAGCAGATGGTATGTGA
- the ylbJ gene encoding sporulation integral membrane protein YlbJ: MKSVLLAGAALLLAVSLIMYPDPSLQASIRGLNMWWEVVFPSLLPFFITAELLIAFGMVRFIGVFCEPIMRPLFNVPGVGSFVLAMGMASGYPSGAKLTSRLRQEKQLTKIEAERLVSFTNASNPLFIIGVIAVSFFGEAELGILLAAAHYGGNILVGICMRFYGRSEPRSTYVREKGLISRAFRELHDTRMADKRPFGKIFGDAVVNSIQTLLMIGGFIIMFSVFNKLLFILGITDSLAYGLKMITSIFGVPADLVVPMFSGLFEITMGGQMIAQASGSNFFFPAIIVSFILAFNGFSVQAQVASILAETDIRFAPYFFARLLHGFIAAGLAAILYGPLYARHQETSILTFLHEKTAPDTSVELLRFLSSFGPVFTLIMLSIGTLILLRRRLN; encoded by the coding sequence ATGAAATCAGTTCTGCTGGCTGGGGCTGCACTGCTGCTGGCGGTCAGTTTAATTATGTATCCGGACCCATCATTGCAAGCCAGCATACGTGGATTGAATATGTGGTGGGAAGTCGTCTTTCCATCCCTCCTGCCTTTCTTTATCACTGCAGAACTGCTGATTGCGTTTGGGATGGTTCGTTTTATAGGAGTTTTTTGTGAACCGATCATGCGGCCTTTGTTCAATGTTCCAGGTGTCGGCAGTTTTGTGCTTGCTATGGGAATGGCCAGTGGCTATCCATCAGGTGCGAAACTGACAAGCCGTCTGCGCCAGGAAAAACAACTGACGAAAATCGAAGCCGAGCGTCTTGTTTCCTTCACAAATGCGAGCAACCCCCTATTTATTATTGGTGTGATTGCCGTAAGTTTTTTCGGGGAAGCCGAGCTGGGCATCCTGCTAGCCGCAGCGCATTACGGAGGGAATATACTAGTAGGTATCTGCATGCGCTTCTACGGCCGATCTGAGCCCCGTTCGACTTACGTCCGGGAAAAAGGGTTGATTAGCCGCGCCTTCCGGGAACTGCATGATACGCGGATGGCTGATAAGAGACCATTTGGCAAGATTTTTGGAGATGCTGTCGTAAATTCCATCCAAACATTACTTATGATTGGCGGATTCATTATCATGTTTTCCGTTTTCAATAAGCTTTTATTCATTTTGGGCATCACAGATTCCCTGGCATATGGCTTAAAAATGATAACCAGCATTTTCGGTGTTCCAGCAGACCTGGTAGTCCCAATGTTTTCTGGATTATTCGAGATTACAATGGGTGGCCAAATGATCGCCCAAGCATCAGGATCCAACTTTTTCTTCCCTGCCATTATCGTCAGCTTCATTCTTGCATTCAATGGTTTTTCAGTCCAAGCCCAAGTGGCAAGTATTCTCGCCGAGACGGATATCCGGTTCGCTCCGTACTTTTTTGCCCGCCTGCTCCATGGATTCATCGCAGCAGGATTAGCAGCTATCCTATATGGACCGCTTTACGCCAGACATCAGGAAACAAGTATCCTTACCTTCCTGCATGAAAAAACAGCTCCTGACACTTCCGTGGAGCTGCTACGTTTTCTTTCGTCATTCGGACCTGTTTTCACACTCATCATGCTTTCAATTGGCACACTGATCCTGCTGAGACGCCGGTTAAATTAA
- a CDS encoding DUF2129 domain-containing protein produces MLTKRQGIVVWFQHMKNIKQLKRHGHLVFVSKKLKYAMIYVNLEEAEEKEAALNKLPFVSKTALSYRPFVRTDFENAKQDKAKEYDYKIGI; encoded by the coding sequence ATGTTGACAAAACGGCAAGGAATCGTCGTATGGTTCCAGCATATGAAAAATATTAAGCAGCTGAAGCGGCATGGACACTTGGTTTTCGTATCCAAAAAGCTTAAATATGCGATGATATATGTGAACCTGGAGGAGGCCGAAGAGAAGGAAGCAGCGTTGAATAAACTGCCATTCGTCTCTAAGACGGCGTTATCTTACCGTCCCTTCGTCCGTACCGATTTCGAGAATGCGAAACAGGATAAAGCGAAAGAATACGATTATAAGATTGGTATATAA
- a CDS encoding GNAT family N-acetyltransferase — protein MTFAKVEKLPVNYKTAEDFERFAAQGNAELSMLDEFQLSLIESDDDTLFYGIYMDNELAARMALTFVNEQRDNTFYPPKGYVEISKLEVLPAYQGNRLGSSLVEFVQSFAKPVRTKARVNSEAFWTRLNFKDSSKKEDDLSVMTWQPTK, from the coding sequence ATGACATTTGCTAAAGTGGAAAAATTGCCGGTGAATTATAAAACAGCGGAGGATTTCGAACGCTTTGCCGCACAGGGGAACGCAGAGCTTTCCATGCTGGATGAGTTCCAGCTAAGTCTCATCGAAAGTGACGATGATACGCTATTCTACGGAATCTACATGGATAATGAGCTGGCAGCGAGAATGGCGCTTACCTTTGTGAACGAACAACGCGACAATACATTCTATCCGCCAAAGGGATACGTAGAAATCTCCAAACTGGAAGTGCTGCCTGCATACCAAGGAAATCGACTTGGCTCGTCCCTAGTTGAATTTGTGCAGTCCTTTGCAAAACCAGTACGTACAAAGGCAAGAGTAAATTCAGAAGCTTTCTGGACTAGGCTGAATTTTAAGGACAGCAGCAAAAAGGAAGATGACCTGTCCGTTATGACGTGGCAGCCGACAAAATAA
- the ylbD gene encoding spore coat protein YlbD codes for MSDSNLHPSIQAFRQFVEQHPKLIQEVRQKRAGWQPYYEKWVLMGEEDPSWQAYKDGQNAKAETEPKAETDAEHAEKESEETGKEMFNKVMGMANQLDLQKLQGHIHHLNGALENIKQLIGQYQGVKQQLPSKKKTPTFFHRD; via the coding sequence ATGTCAGATTCGAATTTGCATCCATCTATTCAGGCATTCAGACAGTTCGTAGAGCAGCACCCCAAGCTAATTCAAGAGGTTAGGCAGAAACGCGCCGGATGGCAGCCATACTATGAAAAGTGGGTACTGATGGGCGAAGAGGATCCGAGCTGGCAGGCATATAAAGATGGACAGAATGCAAAGGCAGAAACAGAACCAAAAGCAGAAACAGATGCAGAGCATGCTGAAAAGGAATCAGAAGAAACAGGGAAAGAAATGTTCAACAAGGTGATGGGAATGGCTAATCAGTTAGATTTGCAAAAACTGCAAGGACATATCCATCATTTGAATGGAGCGCTTGAGAATATCAAGCAATTGATCGGACAATATCAAGGTGTCAAACAACAGCTGCCTTCAAAGAAGAAGACTCCAACATTTTTCCATAGGGACTAA
- the rpmF gene encoding 50S ribosomal protein L32, with amino-acid sequence MAVPKRRTSKKVKNQRRTHKKLHVPGMVECSNCGELAKPHHVCRSCGHYDGKAVVEA; translated from the coding sequence GTGGCAGTACCTAAAAGAAGAACTTCTAAAAAAGTAAAAAACCAACGCCGTACACACAAAAAATTGCATGTACCTGGAATGGTAGAATGCTCTAACTGTGGAGAACTTGCAAAACCACACCACGTTTGCAGATCTTGCGGACATTACGATGGAAAAGCAGTGGTTGAAGCGTAA
- the coaD gene encoding pantetheine-phosphate adenylyltransferase, whose translation MMTIAMYPGSFDPVTNGHVDIIQRAAAIFDQVIVAVAVNSKKKPLFNEEERLELLRQSVRHISNVSVVKSEGLTVDFAREHDAKVLVRGLRAVSDFENEMQISGINRHLEPGLETIFITADSAYSFLSSSIVKEAASFGADISKLVPPPVQEAIKQKY comes from the coding sequence GTGATGACGATTGCTATGTATCCAGGTTCGTTCGATCCTGTCACCAATGGCCACGTAGATATTATCCAGCGAGCAGCCGCAATATTCGATCAAGTAATCGTTGCAGTGGCAGTAAACAGCAAAAAAAAGCCGCTGTTCAACGAAGAGGAGCGACTGGAGCTTTTACGGCAGTCGGTAAGACATATCTCTAACGTATCTGTAGTTAAATCAGAAGGTCTCACCGTTGACTTTGCCAGGGAACATGATGCTAAAGTTTTGGTCCGCGGATTGCGAGCAGTGAGTGATTTTGAAAATGAGATGCAGATCAGCGGTATCAACCGGCATTTAGAGCCAGGATTAGAGACAATCTTCATTACAGCAGATTCTGCTTATAGCTTCTTGAGCTCCAGTATCGTGAAGGAGGCAGCAAGCTTTGGAGCTGATATCAGTAAGCTTGTGCCGCCTCCAGTACAAGAAGCCATCAAGCAAAAATATTAA
- a CDS encoding CAP domain-containing protein — protein MKSLRIVLLLLVVGAGVLFFWNKDDYLAPAQDTKSGASGDTEQTPKAEAAQKPNGDIERWINQAPETLEEDQGEPDRIDESSYGYEWYIYDKGDAYAQYGVKDGRVITAFAVGEASLAKAKLGESREEVEQDYPLQDEVSFRYDSNRYTFKLKDKDQQIQPLVQIGDGLFAQFYFDTFEDELTGVRVLTDEQLVMERPYDVTYTGQLPEQPQLSDEEWQQVQGGMEQQIIDITNVMRANFDVPPLKWNDQVAAVALGHSEDMQKQQYFSHVTPSGEELGDRLADGQVKFQSAGENIAAGYTDAPAAMIGWLNSEGHRKTMLEPSYEELGVGVYRYYYTQNFLLQ, from the coding sequence ATGAAAAGCTTACGAATTGTATTATTGTTACTCGTTGTGGGAGCAGGTGTGCTGTTCTTTTGGAACAAGGATGATTATCTGGCTCCTGCCCAGGATACAAAGTCGGGTGCGTCAGGAGATACTGAGCAAACACCGAAGGCGGAAGCTGCCCAGAAACCGAATGGTGATATAGAACGTTGGATCAATCAAGCACCTGAAACATTAGAAGAAGATCAAGGTGAACCAGATCGGATCGATGAGTCTTCTTATGGATACGAGTGGTATATATATGATAAAGGTGATGCATATGCACAGTATGGTGTAAAAGATGGACGTGTCATCACTGCCTTTGCTGTCGGTGAGGCATCCCTTGCAAAGGCGAAGCTTGGAGAAAGTCGCGAGGAAGTCGAACAGGATTATCCTCTGCAAGACGAGGTGTCCTTCCGTTATGATAGCAATCGCTATACATTCAAGCTGAAGGATAAGGATCAGCAAATACAGCCGCTTGTCCAGATTGGTGATGGTTTATTTGCTCAGTTCTATTTCGATACGTTTGAAGATGAACTGACAGGAGTGCGGGTGCTGACAGATGAACAGCTCGTCATGGAACGGCCTTATGACGTAACATATACAGGCCAGCTGCCTGAGCAGCCGCAGCTCTCAGACGAAGAATGGCAGCAGGTGCAGGGCGGAATGGAACAGCAAATCATTGATATAACCAATGTGATGCGTGCGAATTTTGACGTCCCGCCATTGAAATGGAATGACCAAGTAGCAGCTGTTGCGCTTGGTCATAGTGAAGATATGCAGAAGCAGCAGTATTTCTCTCATGTGACGCCAAGTGGTGAGGAGCTCGGAGATCGGCTTGCTGATGGTCAGGTCAAATTCCAAAGTGCAGGTGAGAATATCGCCGCTGGCTATACAGATGCCCCAGCAGCAATGATTGGATGGCTGAACAGTGAAGGACATCGCAAGACAATGCTTGAACCATCTTATGAAGAGCTTGGGGTAGGCGTTTATCGTTATTACTATACGCAGAATTTTCTTTTACAATAA
- the rsmD gene encoding 16S rRNA (guanine(966)-N(2))-methyltransferase RsmD has product MDWLSREYTSVFLKEWNVMRVIAGEHKGRALKAVPNQLTRPTTDKVKESLFSVLGPFFEGGECLDLFAGSGGLGIEALSRGMTHCIFVDKQGKAVETIKQNLTTLRLTDYSEVYRNDALRALKAVAKREKQFDLIFLDPPYQKMSYEGLLEQISEAGILGANGRIVCEHDAKKEMPEFIAGLQAVKQDVYGNTTAITIYQAAKGDE; this is encoded by the coding sequence ATGGACTGGCTTAGCCGGGAATATACATCGGTTTTTTTGAAGGAGTGGAATGTAATGCGAGTGATTGCTGGAGAGCATAAAGGCAGGGCATTGAAAGCTGTCCCGAACCAATTGACAAGACCAACGACGGATAAAGTGAAGGAAAGCTTATTTTCGGTATTGGGACCATTTTTTGAAGGCGGTGAATGCCTGGATTTATTCGCAGGAAGCGGCGGACTTGGGATAGAAGCCTTGAGCAGAGGAATGACACACTGTATCTTTGTGGATAAGCAAGGGAAGGCTGTCGAGACAATCAAACAGAACCTGACAACCTTGAGGCTGACAGACTACTCGGAGGTATACCGAAATGATGCGCTGCGTGCACTGAAGGCCGTCGCAAAAAGGGAGAAACAGTTCGATCTTATTTTTCTGGATCCGCCGTATCAAAAGATGTCCTACGAAGGTCTTTTGGAGCAAATCAGTGAAGCAGGTATACTGGGAGCAAATGGACGAATTGTTTGTGAACACGATGCGAAGAAGGAAATGCCGGAGTTCATCGCTGGATTGCAAGCTGTAAAACAGGACGTGTATGGAAATACTACTGCTATTACTATCTATCAAGCTGCTAAGGGGGATGAGTGA
- the cyoE gene encoding heme o synthase yields the protein MEKIETTSSQVLNGAEQADSTTSLWTDFKALIKTGIINSNLLTAFGGFWLALYMTNQQFVDHIPTFIYMMLGSGLVIAGGCVINNYYDRDIDHVMKRTKKRPTVTGTIPLSVVLTMGIGFTVLGVGFLFLTTWQAAAIGIFGWFAYVVLYTMWSKRRYTINTAIGSFSGAVPPLIGYAAIDGGLSTEAWIVFAIMFIWQTPHFLALAMKKAEDYKAANIPMLPSVYGFGITKRQIVVYTACLLPLPFYLTTLGTVFVIIASVLNIGWLAIGIAGFFMKDDLKWATWMFVYSLNYLMIFFIALVVFTTPAIF from the coding sequence GTGGAAAAGATCGAAACAACTTCTTCACAAGTATTGAACGGTGCTGAACAGGCCGATTCTACTACTAGTCTGTGGACAGACTTTAAGGCGCTTATAAAAACTGGTATTATAAATTCAAATCTATTGACTGCTTTCGGCGGTTTCTGGCTCGCGCTCTATATGACGAACCAACAATTCGTCGACCATATCCCGACGTTCATTTACATGATGCTCGGAAGCGGATTGGTCATAGCTGGCGGATGTGTGATCAATAACTATTACGATCGTGATATCGACCATGTAATGAAGCGGACGAAAAAACGTCCGACAGTTACAGGCACGATTCCGCTCTCTGTCGTACTGACAATGGGTATAGGATTTACTGTCCTCGGCGTCGGGTTTTTATTCCTGACAACGTGGCAAGCAGCAGCGATTGGTATATTCGGCTGGTTTGCTTATGTCGTACTTTATACGATGTGGTCTAAACGTCGTTACACAATCAATACAGCAATTGGAAGCTTCTCCGGAGCAGTTCCTCCTCTAATCGGATACGCTGCTATCGATGGCGGTTTGAGCACAGAGGCTTGGATCGTTTTCGCTATCATGTTCATCTGGCAGACACCGCATTTCTTAGCACTGGCTATGAAAAAAGCAGAGGATTACAAAGCTGCGAACATTCCAATGCTGCCTTCTGTATACGGCTTTGGAATTACGAAGCGCCAAATCGTTGTTTATACAGCATGTTTGCTTCCGCTTCCGTTTTATTTAACTACTCTGGGAACAGTATTTGTTATCATCGCTAGTGTGCTGAATATCGGCTGGCTTGCAATCGGTATAGCTGGGTTCTTTATGAAAGATGATCTGAAATGGGCTACCTGGATGTTCGTGTACAGCCTGAATTATTTAATGATATTCTTTATCGCTCTGGTCGTTTTCACAACGCCTGCGATTTTCTAA